Proteins found in one Candidatus Binatia bacterium genomic segment:
- a CDS encoding DUF1957 domain-containing protein, which produces MSKGYLAFVLHAHLPYVRHPEYDSFLEERWLFEAIGETYVPLVEVLERLCAEGVRAQLTVSISPSLLAMLEDALLQERYAAHLARCIELSEKELERTRNDGHFHYLAGFYREFFGRTKAVFVDRYGGRLAAAFKRFHEAGLIELVTTTATHMLMPLFAAQPRAVAAQIGAGLDYFERVFGWRPQGMWLPECGYYPGVDELLAREGVRYFFVESHGIDHASATPYYGVYAPLYTPAGVAAFGRDQASTKQVWSAREGFPGHPDYREFYRDIGHDLDFDYIRPYIAGDVRVDTGIKYHRITGPTGWKEPYRPEVARERAAQHAGDFLHQRVAHVEYLSAVMETAPVVVAPFDAELFGHWWFEGPQWLDFVIRKAAFDQGTVELIGLSAYLDRHPVHQTGVPCTSTWGHKGYFEGWLNGATDWLYPPLYECGRRLEGLVERYGSSGAVPELTHRVLQQCMRELLLGQSSDWPFIINTGTAAEYAARRVRDHVARFCYLADALENGEVDVERLVALEAMDNIFPEVDYRLYRGGAGVEESKGGKVEERPSGGAERPRHGGTAVGE; this is translated from the coding sequence GTGTCTAAGGGATATCTCGCCTTCGTTCTGCACGCCCATCTGCCGTACGTGCGCCATCCGGAATACGACTCGTTTCTAGAGGAGCGGTGGTTGTTCGAGGCGATCGGCGAGACGTACGTGCCGTTGGTGGAGGTGTTGGAACGTTTATGCGCCGAGGGAGTGCGGGCGCAGCTCACGGTGTCGATTTCGCCGAGTCTACTGGCGATGTTGGAGGACGCGTTGCTGCAGGAGCGTTACGCGGCGCACCTGGCGCGGTGCATCGAGCTCAGCGAGAAGGAACTGGAGCGGACGCGCAACGACGGTCATTTCCATTATCTTGCCGGGTTTTACCGGGAGTTTTTCGGGCGCACGAAGGCGGTGTTCGTCGACCGGTACGGCGGGCGACTGGCGGCGGCGTTCAAGCGCTTTCACGAGGCGGGTTTGATCGAGCTGGTGACGACGACGGCGACGCACATGTTGATGCCGTTGTTTGCGGCGCAGCCGCGGGCGGTGGCGGCGCAGATCGGCGCCGGCCTCGACTACTTCGAAAGGGTGTTCGGCTGGCGGCCGCAGGGGATGTGGCTCCCGGAGTGCGGGTATTATCCGGGCGTCGACGAGCTGTTGGCGCGCGAGGGGGTGCGGTATTTCTTCGTGGAGTCGCACGGCATCGATCACGCCAGTGCGACGCCGTACTACGGCGTGTATGCGCCCCTGTATACGCCGGCCGGCGTGGCGGCGTTCGGGCGCGATCAGGCGAGCACCAAGCAGGTCTGGTCGGCCCGCGAGGGTTTCCCGGGGCATCCGGATTATCGGGAGTTCTATCGCGACATCGGGCACGATCTCGATTTCGATTACATCAGGCCGTACATCGCCGGTGACGTGCGGGTCGACACGGGCATCAAGTACCATCGCATCACGGGGCCAACGGGGTGGAAGGAGCCGTATCGGCCGGAGGTGGCGCGGGAGCGGGCGGCACAGCATGCCGGGGACTTCCTGCATCAGCGGGTGGCGCACGTGGAGTATTTGAGTGCGGTAATGGAGACGGCGCCGGTGGTGGTGGCGCCGTTCGATGCGGAGCTGTTCGGGCACTGGTGGTTCGAGGGTCCGCAGTGGCTGGACTTCGTGATTCGCAAGGCGGCGTTCGACCAGGGCACGGTGGAGTTGATCGGTCTGTCGGCGTATCTCGATCGGCATCCGGTGCATCAGACGGGGGTACCGTGCACGTCGACCTGGGGGCACAAGGGATATTTCGAGGGCTGGTTGAACGGGGCGACGGACTGGTTGTATCCGCCGTTGTACGAGTGTGGGCGGCGGCTGGAGGGGTTGGTGGAGCGCTACGGGTCGAGCGGTGCGGTGCCGGAGCTGACGCATCGAGTGTTGCAGCAGTGCATGCGGGAGTTGTTGTTGGGGCAGAGTTCCGACTGGCCTTTCATCATTAATACGGGGACGGCGGCGGAGTACGCGGCGCGGCGGGTCCGCGATCACGTGGCGCGGTTTTGCTATTTGGCCGACGCGTTGGAGAACGGCGAGGTGGACGTGGAGCGCCTCGTCGCGCTGGAGGCGATGGACAACATCTTTCCGGAGGTGGATTACCGGCTGTATCGTGGTGGAGCAGGAGTTGAGGAGTCGAAGGGTGGAAAGGTCGAGGAGCGGCCGAGCGGCGGAGCGGAGAGACCGCGCCACGGCGGCACCGCAGTCGGCGAGTAA
- a CDS encoding class I SAM-dependent methyltransferase, with product MPSDPNDFPAQIRRFIKLVFDQMSGLVMSGMIYLGHHLGLYRAMQDAGPMSSVELAQKTNLHERWVREWLRGQAAAGLLDYVGEERFSMSPIGGLVLANEESPAFAAGAFAALPSQMGVLERLLESFETGIGLPYDALGHEGARGVEGMLAPWFRTILVPIALPQLDGVVGKLAAGARVADIGCGTGVALIEMAKAFPASRFFGYDISKHALTHAEADARAAALDNVSFHDPTADPLPEDAGFDFVTAFDCIHDMTHPLDVMRAVRRALKPDGTWLIADINAKPTFEENLRENPMAAMMYGFSVLSCMSSALSHPEGAGLGTLGFSEPVAREMTAAAGFTRFKRHDFENPVSAYYEVRP from the coding sequence ATGCCTTCCGACCCGAACGACTTCCCGGCGCAGATCCGCCGCTTCATCAAACTCGTCTTCGATCAGATGAGCGGACTGGTGATGTCCGGGATGATCTATCTCGGACATCATCTCGGCCTGTACCGGGCGATGCAGGATGCCGGGCCGATGAGCAGCGTGGAGCTGGCGCAGAAGACGAATCTGCACGAGCGCTGGGTTCGCGAGTGGCTCCGCGGACAGGCGGCCGCGGGGCTTCTCGATTACGTGGGAGAGGAACGCTTCTCGATGTCGCCGATTGGGGGGCTGGTGCTCGCCAACGAGGAGAGCCCCGCTTTCGCGGCCGGCGCCTTCGCGGCGCTACCCAGTCAGATGGGAGTGCTCGAGCGGTTACTCGAGTCGTTTGAAACCGGGATCGGCCTGCCGTACGACGCGCTCGGTCACGAAGGTGCGCGCGGCGTGGAGGGGATGCTGGCGCCGTGGTTCCGCACCATTCTGGTGCCCATTGCCTTGCCGCAACTCGACGGCGTGGTCGGCAAGCTCGCCGCGGGCGCCAGGGTCGCGGACATCGGCTGCGGTACGGGAGTTGCCCTGATCGAGATGGCGAAGGCCTTTCCGGCCTCGCGTTTTTTCGGTTACGACATCTCGAAGCACGCCCTGACACACGCGGAGGCGGACGCCCGCGCCGCCGCCCTGGACAACGTCAGCTTCCACGATCCGACCGCCGACCCGTTGCCCGAGGACGCCGGCTTCGACTTCGTCACGGCCTTCGACTGCATTCACGACATGACGCACCCGCTCGACGTCATGCGGGCGGTGCGACGAGCGTTGAAGCCCGACGGCACCTGGCTCATCGCCGACATCAACGCCAAACCCACCTTCGAGGAGAACCTGCGCGAGAACCCGATGGCCGCCATGATGTACGGATTTTCGGTGCTCAGTTGCATGTCATCGGCGCTGTCGCATCCCGAAGGCGCCGGACTCGGCACGTTAGGGTTCAGCGAGCCGGTGGCAAGAGAGATGACTGCAGCCGCCGGCTTTACGCGCTTCAAACGTCACGACTTCGAAAATCCGGTGAGCGCTTACTACGAAGTCCGCCCGTGA
- a CDS encoding glycosyltransferase: protein MLTQERLREIAWEIGQNYPIPCATDTLVLNMVHPRLGHVHWHLRQESLDRLRAAAGEAGRRAPLAIRFYDVTDVVFDGYNAHRFFDIDVGGLSGSYYFGVDEPGRHRLAEIGIRCGDGAFRAAVRSATVFFDRDRAAGNFQLEGLFVSGGFKRVFPVENIFDAPAYERLNRELAGIAPRGSVSVAMLFVDPWAEADSPLRVLTTQLAERLRRFGGEVTQFATPPAGVQAHDADDPLATLDAAARPIYAALLAAHRERPFELLHAHDWYSAGVGLAAAEALRLPLILSLHSTEHERAQGNLSHPLAAAIVDRERAAVHGAEVVVVPHSATRQQVLSLFGAAGERVVVIPDIVDAGDAGRQGDPGEVKRNFQLNPQAPLVLFAAEVSHAAGADLLMEAATIVCRSHGTVQFAFAGDGPLRGELEARAWHVGLGYRCRFFGDVTQGMFDALLHACDFVVIPARTWQDAAVAQAAIDSGRPVLTTHQAGIRCVVHGQNGLVTYDNPGSIVWGVQELLANPLQASMRRLTAKKRATEAPSLESVTAQHYLLYEILLHRLEGAVRV from the coding sequence ATGTTGACCCAAGAACGGCTGCGCGAAATCGCCTGGGAGATCGGGCAGAATTATCCGATCCCCTGCGCCACCGACACGCTGGTGTTGAACATGGTGCACCCGCGCCTTGGGCACGTGCACTGGCACCTGCGACAGGAATCGCTGGATCGTCTGCGGGCTGCGGCGGGAGAGGCCGGCCGGCGCGCGCCGCTGGCGATTCGCTTTTACGACGTCACCGACGTCGTGTTCGACGGCTACAACGCACACCGTTTCTTCGATATCGATGTCGGCGGCCTGAGCGGCAGCTACTACTTCGGCGTCGACGAACCGGGTCGCCACCGGCTGGCCGAGATCGGCATCAGGTGCGGCGACGGCGCTTTTCGTGCGGCGGTGCGCTCGGCCACGGTATTCTTCGACCGCGACCGCGCGGCCGGCAACTTCCAGCTTGAAGGCCTGTTTGTCAGCGGCGGTTTCAAACGAGTCTTTCCGGTCGAGAACATCTTCGACGCTCCCGCCTACGAGAGGCTGAACCGCGAGCTGGCCGGCATCGCGCCGCGCGGATCGGTGTCGGTGGCGATGCTGTTCGTAGATCCGTGGGCCGAGGCGGACAGCCCGTTGCGTGTTCTGACCACCCAGCTTGCCGAGCGTCTGCGCCGGTTCGGCGGCGAGGTGACGCAGTTTGCGACGCCGCCCGCGGGCGTGCAGGCTCACGACGCCGACGATCCGCTGGCGACGTTGGACGCGGCGGCGAGGCCGATATACGCCGCGCTGCTGGCGGCGCACCGGGAGCGGCCGTTCGAGTTGCTCCACGCGCACGACTGGTACTCGGCGGGCGTCGGGCTGGCCGCCGCGGAGGCGTTGCGGTTGCCGTTGATCCTGTCGTTGCACTCCACCGAGCACGAACGCGCGCAGGGCAACCTGTCGCATCCGCTGGCGGCGGCGATCGTCGATCGTGAGCGGGCGGCGGTGCACGGCGCCGAGGTGGTTGTCGTGCCGCACTCGGCGACGCGCCAGCAAGTGCTGAGTCTGTTCGGCGCCGCGGGGGAACGTGTCGTGGTAATTCCGGACATCGTCGATGCGGGCGATGCGGGGCGGCAGGGCGACCCCGGCGAGGTGAAGCGGAACTTCCAGCTCAATCCGCAGGCGCCGCTGGTGTTGTTTGCGGCAGAAGTGTCGCACGCGGCCGGGGCGGACCTCCTCATGGAGGCGGCGACGATCGTGTGCCGCTCGCACGGTACGGTGCAGTTCGCGTTTGCCGGCGACGGACCGCTGCGGGGCGAGCTCGAGGCGCGAGCCTGGCATGTGGGGCTCGGTTATCGCTGCCGTTTCTTCGGGGACGTGACCCAGGGGATGTTCGACGCGCTGCTGCACGCGTGCGACTTCGTGGTCATTCCGGCGCGGACCTGGCAGGACGCGGCGGTGGCGCAGGCGGCAATCGACAGTGGGCGGCCCGTATTGACCACGCACCAGGCGGGTATCCGGTGCGTGGTGCACGGGCAGAACGGTCTGGTTACCTACGACAACCCGGGCTCGATCGTCTGGGGTGTGCAGGAGCTGCTGGCCAACCCGCTGCAAGCCAGCATGCGGCGCCTGACGGCGAAGAAGCGTGCGACCGAGGCGCCGTCGCTGGAGAGCGTGACGGCGCAGCACTATCTGCTCTACGAGATCCTGCTGCACCGGCTGGAGGGGGCGGTTCGTGTCTAA
- a CDS encoding transposase codes for MARAHRIHVPGHVRHLTHRCHNRRFLLKPARDRHVWRAWLSEARRRFGPCVLDYAVTANHVHLLVRDRGQDEIPASMQLVQGRTGQAYKRRKRRRGAFGLNQIGVGIGIGIEEDMSFGHERLDVYRAAIEYVGWVQRTTDRFRCRYRFRPRGELVAREMPNRRLRVLGTTGPSGQAGSVPVRRRLVRFGVMGESVPSSPTATATSSATGPPPMDAIPPPKLPP; via the coding sequence ATGGCGCGCGCGCATCGGATCCACGTGCCGGGGCACGTGCGGCACCTGACCCATCGGTGTCACAACCGGCGGTTCTTGCTGAAACCTGCGCGCGATCGGCACGTGTGGCGGGCGTGGCTGTCCGAAGCGCGGCGGCGCTTCGGACCGTGCGTGCTGGACTACGCGGTGACCGCCAATCACGTTCACCTCCTCGTCCGCGACCGGGGCCAAGACGAGATCCCCGCCAGCATGCAGCTCGTCCAGGGGCGTACGGGACAGGCCTACAAGCGCCGCAAGCGGCGTCGCGGCGCGTTCGGCTTGAACCAAATCGGGGTCGGAATCGGGATCGGAATCGAGGAGGACATGAGCTTCGGCCACGAGCGACTTGACGTCTACCGAGCAGCCATCGAGTACGTGGGCTGGGTACAGCGGACGACGGATCGATTCCGATGCCGATACCGATTCCGACCCCGAGGGGAACTGGTTGCCAGGGAAATGCCGAACAGGAGGCTCCGCGTGCTCGGCACCACGGGGCCGAGCGGCCAGGCGGGCAGCGTTCCGGTCCGGCGCCGGTTGGTGAGATTCGGCGTTATGGGCGAATCAGTACCATCGAGCCCGACGGCGACCGCTACGTCCTCCGCGACGGGGCCGCCGCCTATGGACGCGATTCCACCGCCGAAACTGCCGCCCTAA